One region of Vigna angularis cultivar LongXiaoDou No.4 chromosome 10, ASM1680809v1, whole genome shotgun sequence genomic DNA includes:
- the LOC108334714 gene encoding long-chain-alcohol oxidase FAO4A: MEDRTIGRSGSSRKGSFRFGIGVDGKKDHTVVELGSIDTHRLLLSGGERQKKQQPLTNSLSSRQMKSLSALCDSILPSVDHSVHTSDESVNKFYRISASMAGTPELLGGVMCEKLKHPLTGLLKLALWGLSTWFGTLILCGMGCVSTKFPFIHSFPELSLQKRQDIMRSWSLSYIRLLRLLFRTIKLLTLLVFFTQTDESEENLSWKAIGYCGPDPKFKAQLKNHFLDGKSKEAEDDKEDEDAEEVIGPLYKGLVHLNNPRDIAADALRRLGFSVSVVRRKHKAAANLSSPSLVIQCDAVVVGSGSGGGVIAGVLAKAGYKVLVLEKGGYSARNNLSLLEGQSMDQMYLNAGLVASDDMGMFILSGSTVGGGSAVNWSASIKTPQHVCKEWCEKHGLELFESELYREALDAVCEKMGVQSEIEDEGFNNAVLRKGCQEMGYPVNTIPRNSSSDHYCGWCCMGCKDGKKKGTLETWLVDLVKSGNGAILPGCEALKVLHKNMEGRDRKVAGGVAFEFEYKGIKDICVVESKVTIVACGALCTPALLKRSGLRNQNIGRNLHLHPVTMAWGYFPDEPASEVWPEANKKSYEGGIMTAMSSVVAEFEQSGYGAVIQTPSLHPGMFSIVTPWTSGVDIRDRMRKFSRTAHVFALARDKGSGTVESPHRISYKLAGVDEKNLQKGIDKVLRILAAAGAEEIGTHHNKGRTLNVKQVSYHEFEKFVKEESSRPLTDLSTPLCSAHQMGSCRMGSNPKQSVVNQTGETWEMEGLYVADTSVFPTALGVNPMVTVQAIAYCVAQSVLEVLRRKRSK; the protein is encoded by the exons TGGATGGAAAGAAGGATCACACTGTGGTGGAGCTTGGAAGTATTGACACACACAGACTTCTTCTCAGTGGTGGAGAGAGACAGAAAAAACAACAACCTCTCACCAACTCTCTCTCTTCCAGGCAAATGAAATCCCTATCTGCTCTCTGTGACAGTATCTTACCTTCCGTCGACCACTCTGTTCACACTTCCGATGAATCTGTCAACAAGTTCTATCGGATTTCAGCTTCCATGGCAGGCACACCAGAACTT CTAGGGGGAGTGATGTGTGAGAAGCTGAAACACCCATTGACAGGGTTACTGAAGTTGGCGTTATGGGGGTTGTCAACGTGGTTTGGAACATTAATTTTGTGTGGGATGGGGTGTGTCTCAACAAAATTTCCCTTCATCCATAGCTTTCCTGAGTTGTCTCTGCAAAAAAGACAAGACATCATGCGATCATGGTCTCTCAGTTACATTCGTCTCTTGAGACTGCTCTTCAGGACCATCAAACTTCTCACTCTCCTTGTCTTCTTTACTCag ACAGATGAATCAGAAGAGAACCTTTCATGGAAAGCAATTGGATACTGTGGACCTGATCCAAAATTCAAAGCTCAGTTGAAGAACCACTTTTTAGATGGAAAATCTAAGGAAGCAGAAGATGAtaaggaagatgaagatgcaGAAGAGGTGATAGGACCCCTCTACAAAGGTCTTGTCCATCTGAATAACCCACGAGACATCGCTGCAGATGCTCTGAGACGGTTAGGATTCTCTGTCTCTGTCGTTCGTAGAAAGCACAAAGCTGCAGCAAActtgtcttctccttctttggTGATTCAATGTGATGCTGTGGTGGTTGGTTCTGGCTCAGGGGGTGGAGTCATAGCTGGTGTTCTGGCAAAAGCTGGTTACAAAGTGTTGGTGTTGGAAAAAGGAGGGTATTCTGCAAGGAACAATCTTTCCCTTCTTGAAGGACAATCCATGGATCAAATGTACCTCAATGCTGGATTGGTTGCAAGTGATGACATGGGTATGTTCATACTTTCAGGATCCACTGTTGGTGGAGGGTCGGCGGTAAACTGGTCTGCTTCCATTAAAACCCCACAGCATGTGTGCAAGGAATGGTGTGAGAAACATGGGCTTGAGCTGTTTGAGAGTGAATTGTATAGAGAAGCCTTGGATGCTGTCTGTGAGAAGATGGGAGTTCAATCTGAGATTGAAGATGAAGGATTCAACAATGCTGTTCTGAGAAAAGGGTGTCAAGAGATGGGGTATCCTGTGAATACAATTCCTAGGAATTCTTCATCGGATCATTACTGTGGCTGGTGCTGCATGGGTTGTAAGGATGGGAAGAAGAAGGGCACCTTAGAAACATGGTTGGTGGACTTGGTGAAATCTGGAAATGGAGCAATTCTTCCAGGTTGTGAGGCACTAAAAGTCTTGCACAAGAATATGGAAGGGAGGGATAGAAAGGTTGCAGGTGGAGTGGCctttgaatttgaatataaagGGATTAAGGACATTTGTGTGGTGGAGTCCAAGGTGACCATTGTAGCATGTGGAGCTCTATGTACTCCAGCATTGCTTAAAAGAAGTGGCTTAAGGAATCAGAACATTGGGAGGAACTTACATCTTCATCCAGTGACAATGGCTTGGGGCTACTTCCCAGATGAACCTGCTTCTGAGGTGTGGCCGGAGGCAAATAAGAAGAGCTATGAAGGAGGGATAATGACAGCAATGTCCTCTGTTGTTGCAGAGTTTGAACAATCTGGATATGGTGCAGTGATCCAAACACCTTCGTTGCATCCTGGCATGTTCTCAATTGTCACACCGTGGACTTCTGGAGTCGATATAAGAGATCGAATGCGAAAATTTTCTAGAACAGCTCATGTATTTGCACTGGCAAGGGATAAAGGATCAGGTACTGTGGAATCACCACATCGTATCAGTTATAAATTGGCAGGTGTAGATGAAAAGAACTTGCAGAAAGGAATTGATAAGGTGCTGAGAATTCTGGCGGCTGCTGGAGCTGAAGAAATTGGAACACATCATAATAAGGGAAGGACCTTAAATGTAAAGCAAGTGAGCTATCATGAGTTTGAGAAGTTCGTTAAGGAAGAAAGTTCAAGGCCACTGACAGACCTTTCAACACCATTGTGTTCAGCACATCAAATGGGGAGTTGCAGGATGGGTTCTAATCCAAAGCAATCAGTGGTGAATCAGACAGGAGAAACATGGGAAATGGAAGGCCTTTATGTGGCTGATACAAGTGTCTTTCCCACAGCTTTGGGAGTGAATCCAATGGTCACTGTTCAAGCTATTGCTTACTGCGTAGCACAATCTGTCCTAGAAGTTCTCagaaggaaaagaagtaaaTGA
- the LOC108335254 gene encoding protein MODIFYING WALL LIGNIN-2, translating to MVESPPKFKFTFIFFIIFSLSLGLVSFSLCIASEIKRNKKEDLRWNGRLCHLPSSPAFGLGIASLVCLALVQSIGNSILFKNCCSGGKRNARFKIPIVARILLSISWVGFGIAVILLIAATSMSKRQAYGEGWLKGECYLVKKGTYAGLAILILVTVGSLIGSGLLTMKSNKADQGHKIHAQTGETRD from the exons ATGGTGGAAAgtcctcctaaattcaaattcacattcatcttcttcatcatcttctccctCTCTCTTGGCTTAGTTTCCTTCTCCTTGTGCATAGCCTCTGAGATTAAGAGGAACAAG AAGGAGGATCTCAGATGGAATGGGAGACTGTGTCATTTACCGTCAAGTCCAGCATTTGGATTGGGAATTGCATCATTGGTTTGTTTGGCTTTGGTGCAGAGCATTGGGAATTCTATATTGTTCAAGAATTGCTGTTCAGGAGGGAAAAGAAACGCACGGTTTAAGATACCTATCGTTGCAAGGATTCTGCTTTCGATCTCTTG GGTTGGGTTTGGAATTGcagttattttattaattgctGCGACAAGCATGAGCAAAAGGCAAGCATATGGGGAAGGGTGGTTGAAAGGTGAATGCTACCTTGTCAAAAAAGGGACATACGCTGGTTTAGCCATATTGATTTTAGTTACAGTAGGATCGTTAATAGGTTCAGGTTTGTTAACAATGAAGAGCAATAAGGCAGATCAGGGTCACAAAATACACGCACAAACGGGTGAAACTAGGGATTAA
- the LOC108336001 gene encoding decapping 5-like protein isoform X5: MTHFGCRLMCLLRLQQLSLTCLLPSVKNLQIKSPSTSSKSEEQVLSDPAIIQSQYSGSPSSPVASVGGRNLTESIQRQDTPEISSKPFPVGLPSYQLVTELGPSNSSFATQVASHPSFSSAMSWQGPNDVSSSGSHSLLQSSSLYSPSMAASVVVQNQIKNEETQLPTKGGWTGFSERGLPISSAMTSSLVNLTHLHSITSLQNSDSLDVPSLSIPVPYSASMTFDGSNMPQFSSPYQDICPDPRPIHPRHSAPSFVDSTSGLLPTTPSLLTPDQFANPREQLLSTSHNLNPNQKGMGSLTQTSFGSSSLMPFPTSQAPLLPLPTSVQKPQYIAPQFTEEFDFEAMNEKFRKDEVWGSLGKATTKIEGVQDNLNPGSREYHGMVPNHKSAYKKDDFFDTISCNSLTRGSRNGQNRFSERMKQDTETFGNFQQRHNFSYGAGWGENFRGSYNWGGRGYGYGGRGRGPNFPL; encoded by the exons atgactcacttcgggtgccgcctcatgtgtctcctccggctccagcaactgagtctgacttgcctattgccctccgtaaag AATTTGCAGATCAAGTCACCCTCCACTTCTTCTAAATCAGAAGAGCAGGTTCTTAGTGATCCAGCTATTATTCAG TCACAATATTCTGGGTCCCCAAGTTCCCCTGTGGCCTCAGTTGGAGGTAGAAATTTGACAGAATCAATCCAAAGGCAAGATACCCCTGAGATATCTAGTAAACCCTTTCCTGTTGGGTTGCCTTCTTATCAGTTGGTAACTGAATTGGGACCTTCAAATTCATCTTTTGCTACTCAAGTTGCCAGTCATCCATCTTTTTCTTCAGCAATGAGTTGGCAAGGGCCTAATGATGTATCTAGCAGTGGTTCTCATTCTCTGCTACAATCTAGTTCCCTTTACTCCCCATCAATGGCAGCATCTGTAGTTGTGCAGAATCAGattaaaaatgaagaaactCAGTTACCTACAAAGGGGGGATGGACAGGTTTTTCAGAGCGTGGTCTACCTATATCTTCTGCCATGACTTCTTCTCTTGTTAATTTGACTCATTTGCATTCTATTACCTCTTTACAAAATTCTGATTCTCTTGATGTTCCATCCCTTTCGATACCTGTGCCATATTCTGCATCCATGACTTTTGATGGATCAAACATGCCCCAGTTTTCTTCACCTTATCAAGACATTTGTCCTGATCCAAGGCCAATTCATCCTCGACATTCTGCTCCTTCATTTGTAGATTCTACTTCAGGTCTCTTGCCAACAACACCATCTTTGTTAACTCCAGATCAATTTGCAAATCCTAGAGAACAGTTATTATCTACTTCACACAATTTGAATCCTAATCAAAAGGGTATGGGTTCTCTGACTCAAACATCCTTTGGTTCCTCTTCATTAATGCCATTTCCAACATCTCAGGCACCGCTGCTTCCATTACCTACTTCAGTGCAAAAG CCTCAATACATAGCTCCACAATTCACTGAAGAGTTTGATTTTGAGGCCATGAATGAAAAGTTCAGAAAAGATGAAGTATGGGGCTCTCTTGGAAAGGCAACCACAAAAATAGAGGGAGTACAGGATAATCTCAATCCGGGTAGCAGGGAATATCATGGGATGGTACCAAACCATAAG TCAGCATACAAGAAAGATGACTTTTTTGACACAATTTCCTGTAACTCTTTGACCCGTGGATCAAGGAACGGACAAAATCGTTTCTCCGAGAGAATGAAACAGGATACAGAG ACATTTGGCAATTTCCAGCAGAGGCATAATTTTAGTTATGGTGCTGGATGGGGTGAGAATTTCAGGGGCTCATATAATTGGGGAGGAAGGGGTTATGGCTATGGTGGGAGAGGGCGTGGTCCAAACTTTCCTCTCTAG